The Methanosarcina barkeri str. Wiesmoor DNA segment TTCTTATACTGCCTTTATAATTGAAACCGTTTCTCTTAAGAGAAATCGATTTTTAATATAAATATTCCCTTTATATATACAATGTGGTGAATTCGTAGTTCGCCGATATTTTTATATATTACTATGTATATAATGTAGCTTCGTCGCATTGTATAGGTCCTTGCACGAGGTAATGGAAAATCCTGACTGTGAGTGTACAGACAACCCCAATGCGGTATATCAATAGTGTGACACTGCCCTGCACGAGGGTAACTGAAAGTGACTGCGGAAAACCAGAGGATGAGCTTTCGGAGTTAGTGCGCCAGGGCTACAGCACTATTTTCTCTATCTTTTAAAACTCTTTTTAGGTATCTTTTGAACAATGAACCTAGACTTTATTTTCTTTAAATTTTACTTGTTTGAACCTTTACTTGTTTGAACTTTTACTTGTTTAAAATTTCATTTGTTTGAAATTTTAATCTTATGCTGTCATTGTTTCCGATTGTTTCTTTACTTTAACGGGTCAGTCCGTTATTGATTTATATAATCCCTCCCGAAAGGTAAATGATATGTCCTTCGAAGAGGCAATAACAGATATGGGGTCCGATGTAATTATTGATATAGAGGTTACTCCGGGTTCCAGGTCAATTTCGGTTCCAAGCGGTTATAACGAGTGGCGCAAGCGAATTGAAGTAAAACTAACCAAAAATGCCCAGAAAGGAAAGGCAAACGAACAGCTGGTAGAATGCCTTGCTGAACTCTTCTCAATTAGCAGTTCGAATATTCTTATAAATAGTGGGGCAACAAGCAGTAAGAAGTCTTTATTGTTAAAAGGAGTTTCATATCAACAGGCAGTTTCAGTTTTTGAAGCGCATTTAAAAAATAACCCCGAAATTTAAAAAATAACCCCGAAATTTAAAAACTACAT contains these protein-coding regions:
- a CDS encoding DUF167 domain-containing protein — translated: MSFEEAITDMGSDVIIDIEVTPGSRSISVPSGYNEWRKRIEVKLTKNAQKGKANEQLVECLAELFSISSSNILINSGATSSKKSLLLKGVSYQQAVSVFEAHLKNNPEI